Proteins encoded together in one Fimbriiglobus ruber window:
- a CDS encoding WXG100 family type VII secretion target, with amino-acid sequence MAQAVADPAELRRFAHNLKRFCGELQAALAGLHGQYVALGDSWRDQEYEKFKQEFEIALKNHERLSEVSSEFIPFLLRKAERIEEYLSQR; translated from the coding sequence GTGGCCCAAGCCGTTGCCGATCCCGCCGAACTCCGCCGGTTCGCGCATAATTTGAAGCGATTCTGCGGCGAACTCCAGGCCGCCCTGGCCGGTCTTCACGGCCAGTACGTCGCCCTCGGCGACAGCTGGCGGGACCAGGAGTACGAAAAGTTTAAGCAGGAATTCGAGATCGCCCTCAAGAACCACGAGCGGCTGAGCGAAGTGTCCAGCGAGTTCATCCCGTTCCTGCTACGGAAGGCGGAGCGGATCGAAGAATACCTGTCGCAGAGGTAG
- a CDS encoding FtsK/SpoIIIE domain-containing protein, which produces MSTNSLFDQQRTALARLQQLVRDRSTGERSVSDTFDAAAAEADREVQKARRTLAAARKKAHDELLTAHETAMEEIGTRSDTARADADRGRLDTRKKMVDQFSAQLKTARSEYQDKIWTVDSLYEAAEKETTDRYQELKRTVATATKHVAAAWDTATTVLVRTGLSRERVAFDPARLPPPTPTDPIGKVQKCLEDADAASDRLNRASLPKLLGVVPTLGMAVLAGLLAAAVVIPLFSQSMNIKFAFIGAWAVVGGVFLRVLVGVLAKRQVRDRGMALGVYLAEADRATQLLDAHANKTYAEQKRLVAEQHATNKKKTDDHYQPKIADLEKRLTATLIKIDADHAAKIQELGTGRTNDLRTETERYDKAAAYATKRFDAEVAAAEKRFADKTAAAEASRDKAWNQMSAAWQGGVEEVRGVCTGLTTFGTGWFPAWANVSSSYAPPKEVPAGVRYGSLDVNLFALPNGRPDDPRLDPPEPFHVAVPAYLPFPDKCAILLKASDEGRPACVAALQAMMLRFLTGLPPGKVRFTIIDPVGLGENFAAFMHLADYDENLVTSRIWTEPQQIETKLADLTEHMENVIQKYLRNQYKSIEDYNRAAGEVAEPYRVLVIANFPVNFSPAAARRLISIMSSGPACGVCTLVGVDTRATLPRDFRLEDLEQVALTLNWANGKFHPQNEALAAFPLAIEAPPPSDAVAAIVRKVGQASKDAARVEVPFEYIAPAPDKVWTASAAKGFEIPIGRAGATRRQIMSLGRGTAQHGLIAGKTGSGKSTLLHALITNLALTYSPDEAELYMIDFKKGVEFKMYAQFRLPHARVVAIESEREFGLSVLQRLDGILRERGDAFRDLGVNDLAGYREAKPGVRSPRILFVVDEFQEFFVEDDKLAQEAALLLDRLVRQGRAFGVHVILGSQTLGGAFSLARSTIDQMAVRIALQCSEADAQLILSKDNTAARLLNRPGEAIYNDANGMVEGNDPFQVVWLSEDLRERYLVNMRDRAADKGYPAPLVFEGSSAADMSRNVPLSRLLAAAPDQIPAGPPTAWLGEAIAIKDPTAAVFRPQSAANMLMLGQHEEGALGLATAALVALAARFRPSAAAPGSTRTFTVVDGTPDDSEYADYLRNAANAIGLTGSVVERSELQAALGAVAGELDRRQKGETADRSPKYLIIHGLHRLRELRKSEDDFGFGRKGEKQASPGEMFATILREGPPLSIHVIAWCDSLTNLQRAMDRQGLKEFALRVLFQMSASDSSHLIDSPLASRLGRNRALFLEEGTERPEKFRPYGLPAMTWLREVAEKIGMVFAEGT; this is translated from the coding sequence ATGTCTACCAATTCGTTGTTCGACCAGCAGCGGACGGCCCTCGCCCGGCTCCAACAACTCGTCCGCGACCGCTCCACGGGCGAACGGTCGGTGTCCGACACGTTCGACGCGGCGGCCGCCGAAGCCGACCGCGAGGTCCAGAAGGCCCGGCGGACGCTCGCGGCCGCGCGCAAGAAAGCGCACGACGAACTCCTCACCGCCCACGAAACGGCGATGGAGGAAATCGGCACGCGGTCCGACACCGCCCGCGCCGACGCCGACCGCGGGCGGCTCGACACCCGCAAGAAGATGGTCGACCAGTTTTCCGCCCAGCTGAAGACCGCCCGGTCCGAATACCAGGACAAGATCTGGACCGTCGACTCCCTGTACGAAGCCGCGGAGAAGGAAACGACCGACCGGTATCAGGAACTGAAGCGGACGGTGGCCACGGCGACCAAGCACGTCGCGGCGGCGTGGGACACGGCCACGACGGTCCTCGTGCGGACCGGGTTGTCCCGGGAGCGGGTCGCGTTCGACCCGGCCCGCCTTCCGCCTCCGACCCCGACCGACCCGATCGGGAAGGTGCAGAAGTGTCTGGAGGATGCCGACGCCGCCTCCGACCGGTTGAACCGGGCCAGCCTGCCCAAGTTGCTCGGCGTGGTTCCCACACTTGGCATGGCCGTCCTCGCCGGATTGCTGGCGGCCGCCGTCGTGATCCCGCTGTTTAGCCAGTCGATGAACATTAAGTTCGCTTTTATCGGCGCGTGGGCGGTCGTGGGCGGGGTGTTCTTGCGCGTCCTGGTCGGCGTGCTGGCCAAGCGGCAGGTGCGCGACCGCGGGATGGCCCTGGGTGTTTACCTGGCCGAGGCCGACCGCGCGACCCAACTCCTCGACGCCCACGCCAACAAGACTTACGCCGAGCAAAAGCGGCTCGTCGCCGAGCAGCACGCGACGAACAAGAAGAAGACCGACGACCACTACCAGCCGAAAATCGCGGACCTCGAAAAGCGGCTCACCGCGACCCTCATCAAGATCGACGCGGACCACGCCGCCAAGATCCAGGAACTCGGGACCGGCCGAACCAACGATCTGCGCACGGAAACCGAGCGGTACGACAAGGCGGCGGCCTACGCGACCAAGCGGTTCGACGCCGAGGTGGCGGCTGCCGAGAAGCGGTTCGCCGACAAGACGGCGGCGGCCGAGGCGTCACGCGACAAGGCGTGGAACCAGATGTCCGCCGCGTGGCAGGGTGGGGTGGAAGAGGTCCGCGGCGTCTGCACCGGGCTGACCACCTTCGGCACCGGGTGGTTCCCAGCGTGGGCAAACGTTTCTTCGAGCTACGCGCCGCCGAAAGAAGTGCCCGCGGGCGTGCGGTACGGCTCGCTCGACGTCAACCTGTTCGCCCTACCAAACGGCCGCCCGGACGACCCCCGGCTCGACCCGCCCGAGCCGTTCCACGTGGCGGTGCCGGCGTACCTGCCCTTCCCCGACAAGTGTGCGATCCTCCTCAAAGCGAGCGACGAGGGCCGGCCGGCGTGCGTGGCCGCGCTCCAGGCGATGATGCTCCGGTTCCTGACGGGGTTGCCGCCGGGCAAGGTCCGGTTCACCATCATCGATCCGGTCGGCCTGGGCGAGAACTTCGCGGCCTTCATGCACCTGGCGGACTACGACGAGAATCTGGTCACGAGCCGGATCTGGACCGAGCCGCAGCAGATCGAAACCAAGCTCGCCGACCTGACCGAACACATGGAGAACGTGATCCAGAAGTACCTGCGGAACCAGTACAAGAGTATCGAGGATTACAACCGCGCGGCCGGCGAAGTGGCCGAGCCGTACCGCGTCCTGGTGATCGCGAACTTCCCGGTCAACTTCAGCCCGGCGGCCGCCCGCCGGCTCATCAGCATCATGTCGAGCGGCCCGGCCTGCGGCGTCTGCACGCTGGTCGGCGTGGACACGCGGGCCACCCTCCCGCGGGATTTCCGCCTGGAAGACCTGGAGCAAGTCGCGCTTACCCTGAACTGGGCCAACGGGAAGTTCCACCCGCAGAACGAGGCGCTGGCCGCGTTCCCGTTAGCTATCGAAGCCCCGCCCCCGTCGGACGCGGTCGCCGCCATCGTCCGCAAGGTCGGGCAGGCGAGCAAGGACGCGGCCCGCGTCGAGGTGCCGTTCGAGTACATCGCCCCGGCGCCGGACAAGGTCTGGACGGCGAGCGCGGCCAAGGGGTTCGAGATCCCGATCGGCCGGGCCGGGGCCACCCGCCGGCAGATCATGTCGCTCGGCCGGGGGACCGCCCAGCACGGCCTCATCGCCGGGAAAACCGGGTCGGGGAAATCGACCCTGTTGCACGCGCTGATTACGAACCTCGCACTGACTTACAGCCCGGACGAAGCCGAACTGTACATGATCGACTTCAAGAAGGGCGTCGAATTCAAGATGTACGCGCAGTTCCGGCTGCCACACGCCCGCGTCGTGGCCATCGAGAGCGAGCGGGAGTTCGGCCTGAGCGTCCTCCAGCGGCTCGACGGCATCCTCCGCGAGCGCGGGGACGCGTTCCGCGACCTGGGTGTCAACGACCTCGCCGGCTACCGCGAAGCCAAGCCGGGCGTCCGGTCCCCGCGGATTCTGTTCGTGGTGGACGAGTTCCAGGAGTTCTTCGTCGAGGACGACAAACTTGCCCAGGAAGCCGCCCTGTTGCTCGACCGGCTGGTCCGCCAGGGCCGGGCGTTCGGCGTCCACGTCATCCTGGGTTCGCAGACCCTCGGCGGCGCGTTCTCGCTGGCCCGGAGTACCATCGACCAGATGGCAGTCCGCATCGCCCTCCAGTGCAGCGAGGCGGACGCGCAGCTAATCTTGAGCAAGGACAACACGGCTGCCCGTCTGTTGAACCGGCCCGGCGAGGCGATTTACAACGACGCGAACGGGATGGTCGAAGGGAACGACCCGTTCCAGGTAGTCTGGCTGTCGGAAGACCTCCGCGAGCGCTACCTGGTCAACATGCGCGACCGGGCGGCCGACAAGGGCTACCCCGCCCCGCTCGTGTTCGAGGGGAGCAGCGCCGCGGACATGTCGCGGAACGTCCCACTATCCCGCCTGCTCGCGGCGGCCCCGGATCAGATCCCGGCCGGCCCGCCGACCGCGTGGCTCGGCGAGGCCATTGCCATCAAAGACCCGACCGCTGCCGTCTTCCGCCCGCAGTCGGCGGCGAACATGCTGATGCTGGGGCAGCACGAGGAAGGCGCGCTCGGGCTGGCCACGGCCGCCCTCGTCGCGCTCGCCGCCCGCTTCCGACCGTCCGCCGCGGCGCCCGGAAGCACCCGGACGTTTACCGTGGTCGACGGCACGCCGGACGACTCGGAGTACGCGGACTACCTACGAAACGCGGCCAACGCGATCGGCTTGACCGGGTCGGTGGTCGAACGGTCCGAACTGCAGGCGGCGTTGGGAGCCGTGGCCGGTGAACTCGACCGCCGGCAAAAGGGTGAGACGGCCGACCGCTCGCCGAAGTACCTGATCATCCACGGACTTCACCGGCTCCGCGAACTGCGAAAGTCGGAGGACGATTTCGGGTTCGGCCGCAAGGGGGAAAAGCAGGCTTCGCCGGGCGAAATGTTCGCGACGATCCTGCGCGAAGGGCCGCCGTTGAGCATCCACGTCATCGCGTGGTGCGACTCACTGACGAACCTGCAACGCGCGATGGACCGTCAAGGCTTGAAGGAGTTCGCGCTCCGCGTCCTGTTCCAGATGAGCGCGTCCGACTCCAGCCACCTGATCGACTCTCCGCTGGCGAGTCGCCTCGGTCGCAACCGCGCCCTCTTCCTCGAAGAAGGCACCGAGCGACCCGAGAAGTTCCGCCCCTACGGGTTGCCCGCGATGACGTGGCTCCGTGAGGTGGCGGAGAAGATCGGAATGGTGTTCGCGGAAGGAACGTAA